The Polypterus senegalus isolate Bchr_013 chromosome 1, ASM1683550v1, whole genome shotgun sequence genome includes a window with the following:
- the gpr171 gene encoding probable G-protein coupled receptor 171 — protein MNTSTVLPLKGCTINDQMVPFTYFYYMIFLTGIIGSLVALWAFIHQPKNSKSINVYLTNLLTSDFLLTLALPFKIAVDLGIAPWKLKIFHCQVSACLIYINMYVSIMFLAFVSVDRYLEITQTSKIFKIQNTGFAKMMSSVIWLLLILITIPNMLIPIQDISEKPLVTCAEFKTQLGLHWHTLTTFICIAIFMNASAVILISNGLILKRLCHETDNQNYKNVKRAMRNILIVTVGYVVCFVPYHIVRLPYTLTQNKVINDCSLKRSLFLAKESTLLLAVLNLCFDPILYFYLSHSFREKITEAFRPQRKTSEKIPKKNGECQNLKDTEDQRIVAS, from the coding sequence ATGAACACTTCTACTGTCTTGCCCCTAAAAGGCTGCACTATCAATGACCAGATGGTGCCATTCACCTACTTTTACTACATGATCTTCTTGACAGGCATTATTGGAAGTTTGGTGGCACTCTGGGCATTCATACACCAACCTAAAAATAGTAAAAGCATTAATGTTTACCTCACCAATCTCTTAACATCTGACTTCCTCTTGACTCTAGCCCTGCCTTTTAAAATTGCAGTGGATTTGGGAATTGCACCTTGGAAGCTAAAGATTTTTCATTGTCAGGTGTCAGCTTGTCTAATTTATATCAACATGTATGTGTCAATTATGTTTTTGGCTTTCGTGAGTGTGGATCGCTACTTGGAGATCACTCAAACATCAAAGATTTTCAAGATCCAGAACACGGGATTTGCCAAGATGATGTCATCAGTCATCTGGCTTTTACTTATTCTAATTACAATACCAAACATGTTGATACCTATTCAGGATATCTCAGAAAAGCCGCTAGTCACCTGCGCAGAATTCAAGACGCAACTTGGACTGCACTGGCACACCTTAACCACCTTCATATGCATTGCCATTTTTATGAACGCTTCTGCAGTGATACTGATCTCAAATGGCCTTATTCTGAAGAGGCTCTGCCATGAAACAGATAACCagaattacaaaaatgttaagcGGGCAATGCGCAACATACTGATAGTGACTGTGGGCTATGTAGTTTGCTTTGTGCCTTATCACATTGTTCGATTACCATATACACTAACTCAGAACAAAGTCATAAATGATTGCTCACTCAAGAGATCTCTATTTCTTGCTAAGGAGTCCACCCTACTCTTGGCTGTCCTCAACCTTTGTTTTGACCCTATTTTATATTTCTACCTCTCTCACTCATTCCGAGAGAAAATTACTGAAGCATTCCGACcacaaagaaaaacttctgaaaaaATCCCAAAGAAAAATGGGGAATGTCAGAATCTGAAGGACACTGAAGACCAAAGGATTGTTGCAagctga